From a single Nicotiana tabacum cultivar K326 chromosome 8, ASM71507v2, whole genome shotgun sequence genomic region:
- the LOC142163080 gene encoding uncharacterized protein LOC142163080, producing the protein MSLSVYRLQLHLEGQQFVSFKNNVDINTIVNNPIIKKTMLTEFFYMNQTDEDVIELNLLYKEFPEYFVWSSSDKFWALRKQRSAISRIVMCHPTEGEQYYLRLLLMHVRGPKSYNDLLTVNGESWSTFRESAEKRGLLHCDNSLEECMSEAASYQLSYSLRRLFAKLLVYCNPTNPRQLWE; encoded by the coding sequence ATGTCTCTAAGCGTTTATCGTCTTCAGCTACATCTTGAAGGCCAACAATTTGTTTCCTTCAAGAATAATGTTGATATAAATACAATCGTGAACAATCCGATAATTAAAAAAACGATGTTAACAGAATTCTTCTATATGAACCAAACTGATGAAGATGTTATAGAGCTAAATTTACTGTACAAGGAATTCCCTGAATACTTTGTATGGTCCTCCAGTGACAAATTCTGGGCACTTCGAAAACAACGCTCTGCTATTAGTCGAATCGTAATGTGTCATCCAACAGAAGGTGAACAGTATTATCTCAGATTACTACTAATGCATGTGCGTGGACCGAAATCATATAATGATCTTTTGACAGTAAACGGAGAATCTTGGAGTACTTTCAGAGAGTCCGCGGAGAAAAGAGGATTGTTACATTGTGATAATAGTTTGGAAGAATGCATGTCTGAAGCAGCAAGTTATCAACTATCATACAGCTTAAGgcgtttatttgctaaattattgGTCTATTGTAATCCTACTAATCCAAGACAATTATGGGAGTAA
- the LOC142163079 gene encoding uncharacterized protein LOC142163079 produces the protein MLEVFDLLLKDLMNTNVLFGGKVVVLGGDFRQTLPVVRNGKKEDFINESLLYYRIWYELEKLKLSENMRAKIDPPFCDYLMRIGNGQEQASSTNKIKFYDSLVIPFTTERESLDKLFTVTYPNLNSFNSNTFCTNSRVILTTKNDFVNEINDMLIDQFPGILRTFIGIDETTELNNQTQFEDLLHSLNPPSLHPYKLSLKENCPIMLLRNLNSYEGLCNGTRLTCCDFKTHVISVKISTGNFKNTHVSIPRILLLSSRDEKMLVPFKRIQFPIRLCFAMTINKAHDQTLDFVGIYLWEPVFLHDQLYVALLKAKSSNCVKLLIRPPAPISDDDHSTCNIVYD, from the coding sequence ATGCTAGAagtttttgatttgcttttaaaaGATCTCATGAATACAAATGTTTTATTTGGTGGGAAAGTCGTTGTCTTAGGAGGTGACTTTAGACAAACTCTTCCTGTTGTGCGAAATGGAAAGAAAGAAGATTTCATTAATGAAAGTTTGTTATATTATAGAATTTGGTATGAACTTGAAAAATTAAAATTGTCTGAGAATATGAGAGCAAAAATAGATCCTCCATTTTGTGATTATTTAATGAGAATTGGAAATGGACAAGAACAAGCTAGCTCAACAAACAAGATTAAATTTTATGATTCTTTGGTTATCCCTTTCACAACTGAAAGAGAATCTTTAGATAAGCTATTCACAGTGACATATCCAAATTTGAATTCGTTCAACTCCAACACATTTTGTACAAATTCTCGTGTAATTTTGACTACAAAAAATGATTTTGTCAATGAAATCAATGACATGCTTATTGACCAATTTCCAGGAATACTAAGAACATTTATCGGTATTGATGAGACCACTGAATTAAATAATCAAACACAATTTGAAGATTTATTACACAGTTTAAATCCTCCAAGCTTGCATCCTTATAAATTATCTTTGAAAGAGAATTGCCCGATTATGTTACTGCGTAACTTAAATTCATATGAAGGTTTATGTAATGGCACACGACTGACCTGCTGTGATTTTAAAACCCATGTGATAAGTGTTAAGATTTCAACAGGTAACTTCAAAAATACGCATGTATCTATACCGAGAATACTGTTATTATCATCACGGGATGAAAAAATGCTCGTTCCATTTAAGAGAATACAATTTCCAATAAGATTGTGCTTTGCTATGACTATAAATAAAGCACATGATCAGACATTAGATTTTGTAGGAATTTATTTGTGGGAACCTGTATTTTTGCATGATCAACTTTATGTTGCTTTATTGAAAGCTAAAAGTTCGAACTGCGTAAAGCTGCTGATTCGACCACCTGCGCCAATAAGCGATGATGATCATTCTACATGTAACATTGTTTATGATTAA